CGTCCGACGCGCTACGGGCTCGTCGTCGACGTGCGCTCCGGCGACTTCCTCGCCGAGCTGCTCGACGCGCGCGCCGAGCTCGTCGCGATGGGCGCGCGCGTGCGCATCCTCTTCCTCGACGCGTCCGACGAAGTGCTCGTGCGCCGCTACGAGGCGAGCCGCCGTCGCCATCCGCTCTCGGACTCCGACCGTGTGAGCGACGGCATCGCGCACGAGCGCGCGTTGCTCGAAGAGCTGCGCGGCGAGGCCGACATCCTCGTCGACACCACGAACGTGAACGTGCACGAGCTCGCGGAACGCCTGCGTCCCAGCTTCGCCGACGACCCGGAAGCGATCCGCCTGCAGACGAGCATCGTGTCGTTCGGCTACAAGCACGGGCTGCCGCTCGACGTCGACCTCGTGTTCGACTGCCGCTTCCTGCCGAACCCGCACTGGATCGAGTCGCTGCGCCCGCTGACGGGCCTCGACGAAGACGTCCGCGACTACGTGCTCGCGCAGCCCGCGACCGGTCGCTTCCTCGAGGAGCTCGACCGCCTGTTCGCGCTGTTGCTCCCCGCGTTCGAGCAGGAGCGCAAGTCGTACCTGTCGATCGGCGTCGGCTGCACCGGCGGCCGGCACCGCAGCGTCGTCCTCGCCGACCAGCTCGCGCGGCTCCTCGCGGCGCGTGGCTACCCGGCGAAGGTCCATCACCGCGACGTGGGACGCGGGTGACGTCATGGTGAGCCAGCCGATCGAGCCGCGGCCCGAGATCGTCATCGACGTGCAGCACGAGCTCGTCGAGCACGCCGGCCCACCGGCAGGCCCGTCGGTCGTCGCGCTCGGCGGCGGTCACGGGCTCGCGGTCGCGTTGCGCGCCGCGCGCCAGTACGCGGGTTCGATCACCGCGATCGTGAGCGTTGCCGACGACGGCGGTTCGTCCGGACGGTTGCGGCGCGACTTCGACGTCCCCGCGCCGGGCGATCTCCGCAAGTCGCTCGTCGCGCTCGCCGGCGACGGCAGCCCGTGGGCCGCGGTGCTCGAGCACCGCTTCCACTCCGGCGAGCTCGACGGTCACGCGCTCGGCAACCTGCTGCTCGTCGGTCTCATCGACGCGCTCGGCGACCTGCCCACCGCGCTCCAGGAGGCGGGGCGGCTGGTCGACGCGGTCGGCCGCGTGCTGCCCGCGACCGTCGACCCGGTCGTCATCAAGGCCGACGTCGACGGCGAGGTCATCTCGGGTCAGGTCGCGGTCTCCGAGGCCGGGGGGCGGGGCCGAATCCGCGGTCTCCACCTCGTGCCGCGCGACGTGTCCGCGTGCCCGGCCGCGGTCGACGCGATCGCGCACGCCGACCAGATCCTCGTCGGGCCCGGCTCGCTCTACACGAGCTTGCTCGCGGTGCTCGTGGTGCCCGAGATCCGCCTCGCGCTCGCGTTGGCGAAGGGCCGAATCGTGCAGGTGGCGAACCTCCGCACCGAGAGCCCCGAGACCGAGGGGCTCGACGGCACCGACCACGTGCTCGCCCTGCTCGAGCACCGGATCCGCATCGACACGTTCCTCTACGACCGCTCGGGACCCCTCGCGGTCAACGACGCGTATCTCTTCGAGCACGGTGTGATGCCGGTCGGTGCCGACCTCGCGCCCGAGGGCTCTCCGCAGCACGAGCCGTCACAACTGGCGGGTGCGCTCCGCGACCTGCTGTAGTCCTACGCTCGTTGCCGCCACAGTCGTGGTGTGCGCATGAGTCGTGGACCAGGAGGGCCGATGGCCGTCAAGGTGGGCATCAACGGATTCGGACGGATCGGTCGGTCCTTCTACCGGGCGATCCTCGCCCGAGGCGCCGACGCCGGCGTCGAGCTCGTCGCCGTGAACGACCCGTTCGGCGACGCCAACACCATGGCGTTCCTGCTGAAGCACGACTCGGTCGGGCGCACGCTGGCGAACGAGGTGAAGGTCACCGACGGCGGCTTCTCGGTGTCGGGGGTGCCCGACGTGAAGAAGCTCAACGAGAAGGACCCGGGTGCGATCCCCTGGGGCGACGAAGGGGTCGACGTCGTCATCGAGTCGACCGGGCTCTTCACCGCGCGCGACGCGGCCGCGGGTCACCTCGAGGGTGGCGCCAAGCGCGTGATCATCTCCGCGCCGAGCGGCGACGCCGACGCGATGATCTGCATGGGCGTGAACGACGGCGTCTTCGACTCCGCCAATCACCACGTCATCTCGAACGCGTCGTGCACCACGAACTGCCTCGCGCCGATGGTGCGCGTGCTGCACGAGAAGTTCACGATCGAACAGGGCCTCATCAACACGGTCCACTCGTACACGAGCGACCAGCAGCTGGTCGATCAGGCGACCGCGACGCGCTCGGGCAAGCCCGATCTTCGTCGCATGCGCGCCGCCGCGCTGTCGATCATCCCGAACACCACGGGCGCGGCGCGCGCGATCGGTCAGGTCGTGCCGGAGCTGAAGGGCAAGCTCGACGGCATGTCGCTGCGGGTGCCCACGCCGACGGGTTCGATCACCGACCTCGTCGCGACGCTCGGGACCGACGTCGACGTCGAAGCGGTGAACGCCGCGTTCGCGGAAGCGTCGAACGACCGGTCGTACCGCGGCGTGCTCGAGTACAGCGACGAGCCGCTCGTGTCCGCCGACATCGTGCAGAACCCGTCGTCGTGCATCTTCTCGTCCGTCGACACGATGGTCATGGGCGGTCGGATGGTGAAGGTGCTCGGCTGGTACGACAACGAGTGGGGCTACTCGAACCGCCTCGTCGACCTCGTGAAGTTCGTCGGCGCCTGATCCGATCTTGATCCCCCAACTCGAAGACCTTCCGTCGGTCGCAGGCCGGCGTGTGCTCTTGCGCGCCGACTTCAACGTCCCGCTCGCGAACGGTCAGATCGACGACGAGCTCCGCATCGTCGCCGCGCTCCCGACGATCGAGTGGCTGCTCGAGCAGGGCGCCGCGGTGGTCGCGTGCTCACACCTCGGCCGGCCCAAGGGCGGCTTCGACCCGACGCTCTCGCTCGCGCCGGTCGCACAGCGGCTGCACGAGAAGCTGAACCGCACGGTGACGCTCGCGTCGGGCGTCGTCGGCGACGCCGTGAACGCGGAAGCGAACGCGTTGCAGCCGGGCGAGATCCTGCTGCTCGAGAACCTGCGGTTCGAGGCGGGGGAGACGAAGAACGATCCGGACTTCGCGTCCGCGCTCTCGGCACTGGGGGAGCGCTACGTCGACGACGCGTTCGGTGCCGCGCACCGCGCGCACGCGTCGATCGTCGGTCCGCCCGAGCGCATGCCGAGCGCGGCGGGGCGGTTGCTCGCGCGCGAGGTCGAGGTGCTCGGCGGTCTGTTGCACGAGCCGAAGCGGCCGTTCGTGACGATCCTCGGCGGCGTGAAGGTCAGCGACAAGATCGGCTTCATCGACGTGCTGCTCGAGAAGTGCGACACGTTGCTCATCGGCGGCGCGATGGCGTTCACGTTCCTCGTCGCGCAGGGCTACGAAGTCGGCGACTCGCTCGTGGAGACCGAGATGGTCGAGCACTGCAAGAAATTGCTCGAGACCGGGCGCGTGATCGTGCCGACGGATGTCGTCGTCGCTCAGGAGATGACGCCCGACGCGCAGGCGCGCCACGTGAGCGCGACCCGCATCCCGCCCGGGTGGAAGGGACTCGACATCGGCCCGGAGACCGCGGGGAACTTCGCCGACGTCGTCGACGGCGCGGCGACGGTGCTGTGGAACGGGCCGATGGGCGTGTTCGAGATGGCACCGTTCGCGGCGGGCACGCGCACGGTCGCGGAAGCGGTCGCGGAGTGCAGCGGCTTCACCGTCATCGGTGGCGGCGACAGCGCGTCGGCCGTCCTCCACTTCGGTGTCGCCGATCGCATCGATCATGTGAGCACGGGTGGTGGCGCGAGCCTCGAGTTCATCGAAGCCGGCGACCTTCCCGGTCTGCGCGCGTTGCGCGAAGGCGTGAGAGGCTGACCCTCGATGAGCAGCAACAGCACACCGCACACGCGCAAGCCGATGATGGCCGGTAACTGGAAGATGCATCACACGCACCTCGAGGCGATCCAGGTGGTGCAGAAGCTGTCGTACCGCTTGGAGCAATCCGACTACGTCGCGTGCGACGTCGTCGTGTGCCCCGCGTTCACCGCGTTGCGTTCCGTGCAGACGACGATCGACAGCGATCACATTCCGATCGCGCTCGGCGCGCAGGATTGCTACTGGGAGACGCAGGGCGCGTTCACGGGTGAGGTGAGCGCACCGATGCTCGCGAAGCTCAACGTGAGCTATGTCATCGTCGGTCATTCCGAGCGGCGGCAGATCTTCGGCGAGACCGACGAGATGGTCGCGAAGAAGCTGCACGCGACCCTCGCGTCGGGAATGCTGCCGATCCTCTGCGTCGGCGAGACGCTCGAGGAGCGCGAGGCCGGCGGGACCGACGCCAAGGTGCAGGGTCAGGTCGAGGCGGCGCTTCGCGAGGTCGGCTCCGACGCGATCGGCGACCTCGTGATCGCGTACGAGCCGATCTGGGCGATCGGCACCGGCCACAACGCCACGCCGCAGGACGCGAGCTCGACCATCGGGACGATCCGGGCGACGGTCGCGGCCCTGGCCGGCGAGCCGGCGTCGCAGTCGACCCGGATCCTCTACGGGGGAAGCGTCAAGCCCGGCAACATCGCCGCGCTCATGGCGGAGTCCGAGGTCGACGGTGCGCTGATCGGCGGCGCCTCCCTGGACCCCGACG
This Acidimicrobiia bacterium DNA region includes the following protein-coding sequences:
- the rapZ gene encoding RNase adapter RapZ, with translation MDSVSPLDVTIITGMSGAGRSEAAHVLEDIGFFVIDNMPPALISKVAELARDRDRPTRYGLVVDVRSGDFLAELLDARAELVAMGARVRILFLDASDEVLVRRYEASRRRHPLSDSDRVSDGIAHERALLEELRGEADILVDTTNVNVHELAERLRPSFADDPEAIRLQTSIVSFGYKHGLPLDVDLVFDCRFLPNPHWIESLRPLTGLDEDVRDYVLAQPATGRFLEELDRLFALLLPAFEQERKSYLSIGVGCTGGRHRSVVLADQLARLLAARGYPAKVHHRDVGRG
- a CDS encoding gluconeogenesis factor YvcK family protein, with the protein product MVSQPIEPRPEIVIDVQHELVEHAGPPAGPSVVALGGGHGLAVALRAARQYAGSITAIVSVADDGGSSGRLRRDFDVPAPGDLRKSLVALAGDGSPWAAVLEHRFHSGELDGHALGNLLLVGLIDALGDLPTALQEAGRLVDAVGRVLPATVDPVVIKADVDGEVISGQVAVSEAGGRGRIRGLHLVPRDVSACPAAVDAIAHADQILVGPGSLYTSLLAVLVVPEIRLALALAKGRIVQVANLRTESPETEGLDGTDHVLALLEHRIRIDTFLYDRSGPLAVNDAYLFEHGVMPVGADLAPEGSPQHEPSQLAGALRDLL
- the gap gene encoding type I glyceraldehyde-3-phosphate dehydrogenase → MAVKVGINGFGRIGRSFYRAILARGADAGVELVAVNDPFGDANTMAFLLKHDSVGRTLANEVKVTDGGFSVSGVPDVKKLNEKDPGAIPWGDEGVDVVIESTGLFTARDAAAGHLEGGAKRVIISAPSGDADAMICMGVNDGVFDSANHHVISNASCTTNCLAPMVRVLHEKFTIEQGLINTVHSYTSDQQLVDQATATRSGKPDLRRMRAAALSIIPNTTGAARAIGQVVPELKGKLDGMSLRVPTPTGSITDLVATLGTDVDVEAVNAAFAEASNDRSYRGVLEYSDEPLVSADIVQNPSSCIFSSVDTMVMGGRMVKVLGWYDNEWGYSNRLVDLVKFVGA
- a CDS encoding phosphoglycerate kinase, which encodes MIPQLEDLPSVAGRRVLLRADFNVPLANGQIDDELRIVAALPTIEWLLEQGAAVVACSHLGRPKGGFDPTLSLAPVAQRLHEKLNRTVTLASGVVGDAVNAEANALQPGEILLLENLRFEAGETKNDPDFASALSALGERYVDDAFGAAHRAHASIVGPPERMPSAAGRLLAREVEVLGGLLHEPKRPFVTILGGVKVSDKIGFIDVLLEKCDTLLIGGAMAFTFLVAQGYEVGDSLVETEMVEHCKKLLETGRVIVPTDVVVAQEMTPDAQARHVSATRIPPGWKGLDIGPETAGNFADVVDGAATVLWNGPMGVFEMAPFAAGTRTVAEAVAECSGFTVIGGGDSASAVLHFGVADRIDHVSTGGGASLEFIEAGDLPGLRALREGVRG
- the tpiA gene encoding triose-phosphate isomerase; translated protein: MSSNSTPHTRKPMMAGNWKMHHTHLEAIQVVQKLSYRLEQSDYVACDVVVCPAFTALRSVQTTIDSDHIPIALGAQDCYWETQGAFTGEVSAPMLAKLNVSYVIVGHSERRQIFGETDEMVAKKLHATLASGMLPILCVGETLEEREAGGTDAKVQGQVEAALREVGSDAIGDLVIAYEPIWAIGTGHNATPQDASSTIGTIRATVAALAGEPASQSTRILYGGSVKPGNIAALMAESEVDGALIGGASLDPDEFARVVRFAHAS